The following are encoded in a window of Cryobacterium sp. CG_9.6 genomic DNA:
- a CDS encoding DsbA family protein → MSDSVKFWFDPSCPWAWMTSRWVDEVARLREFDVEWRVMSLAVLNENNDVSDEYRAFLPRALRYTRLVQAAQELHGAAIVKPLYDALGTEIHLGSNTDSDEVISLALAAVGLPAEFAAHADSDEFDAQMRASHFDGINRVGQDVGTPVIAINDVAFFGPVISPAPMGDQALALWDGVVALASYDGFFELKRSRTRDPIFDVSDTMIATA, encoded by the coding sequence ATGTCTGATTCTGTGAAGTTCTGGTTTGATCCCTCCTGCCCCTGGGCCTGGATGACCTCCCGTTGGGTCGATGAGGTCGCTAGGCTTCGCGAATTCGACGTGGAGTGGAGGGTGATGAGTCTTGCCGTCCTCAACGAGAACAACGATGTGAGCGATGAGTATCGCGCTTTCCTGCCTCGGGCACTGCGCTACACGCGCCTCGTTCAGGCGGCCCAGGAGCTGCATGGAGCGGCAATCGTGAAGCCCCTCTATGACGCTCTCGGTACCGAGATCCACCTGGGTTCCAACACCGACTCCGACGAGGTCATCTCTCTGGCGCTGGCCGCCGTGGGGCTGCCCGCCGAGTTTGCTGCCCACGCCGACAGCGATGAGTTTGATGCTCAAATGCGTGCCAGCCACTTCGATGGCATCAATCGTGTGGGCCAGGACGTGGGAACCCCCGTCATCGCCATCAACGACGTGGCCTTCTTCGGTCCCGTCATCTCTCCCGCACCCATGGGGGATCAGGCCCTCGCCCTGTGGGACGGTGTAGTTGCCTTGGCCAGTTATGACGGCTTCTTCGAGCTGAAGCGCAGCCGCACGCGGGACCCCATCTTCGACGTGTCGGACACCATGATCGCCACCGCTTAA
- a CDS encoding MFS transporter encodes MPNDHSSLAQTSGSAGSNNRTKKPLLKRRLKVSDVNVVDKPIMKRALGGTIVGNTMEWYDVGVFGYLITTMGPVFLPEADTSVQTLFLLGTFAATFFARPLGGVFFGWLGDRIGRQKVLATTLMLMAGSTFAVGILPSYAQIGVWAAALLVFVKLIQGFSTGGEYAGATTFVSEHAPDSQRGYFASFLDMGSYIGFALGASLVSVLQIVLGQSAMEEWGWRLPFLIAGPLGLIAIYFRMKIDESPAFQATLDAQHEAQKNPAGANADTPKGPLAIFKAYWRNIIVAMILVAAANTVGYALTSYMPTYLTENKGYDELHGTALTIPILIAMSLCIPLAGRLSDRIGRRPVLWIGAASTVVLSTPAFLLIGVGEVWSTLLGLALIAFPVTFYVSNLASALPALFPTASRYGAMGISYNFAVAIFGGTTPFIIAALIVSTDNDMMPAYYLMGTSVIGGIAIFFLKESANRPLPGSMPSVNTDEEAHELVKGQDDNPLLDTDEMPFDATFEPPTSAIPVQEPAKV; translated from the coding sequence ATGCCCAATGACCATAGTTCGTTAGCACAAACATCCGGTTCAGCCGGTTCGAACAACCGCACAAAAAAGCCGCTGTTGAAGCGCCGGTTGAAGGTCTCCGACGTCAACGTCGTCGACAAACCCATCATGAAACGTGCCCTGGGTGGCACCATCGTCGGAAACACCATGGAGTGGTATGACGTGGGTGTTTTCGGCTACCTCATCACCACCATGGGTCCGGTCTTTCTGCCCGAAGCCGACACATCCGTTCAAACGCTCTTTCTGCTCGGAACCTTCGCCGCAACCTTCTTCGCCCGCCCCCTCGGTGGCGTTTTCTTTGGCTGGCTCGGTGACCGTATTGGTCGCCAGAAGGTGCTCGCCACCACTCTGATGCTCATGGCCGGCTCTACCTTTGCCGTAGGTATTCTGCCGAGCTACGCCCAGATCGGAGTGTGGGCTGCGGCCCTGCTGGTCTTCGTCAAGCTCATTCAGGGTTTCTCCACCGGTGGCGAGTACGCCGGGGCCACGACCTTTGTCAGCGAGCACGCCCCTGACAGCCAGCGCGGGTACTTCGCCAGTTTCCTGGATATGGGCAGCTACATCGGTTTCGCGTTGGGCGCCTCCCTCGTGTCCGTGCTGCAAATCGTCCTCGGCCAGTCGGCCATGGAGGAATGGGGCTGGCGTCTGCCGTTCCTCATTGCCGGACCGCTCGGCCTTATCGCCATCTACTTCCGGATGAAGATCGACGAGTCCCCCGCCTTCCAGGCGACACTCGACGCTCAGCACGAAGCGCAGAAGAATCCGGCGGGCGCCAACGCGGACACTCCCAAGGGCCCGCTGGCCATCTTCAAGGCGTACTGGCGCAACATCATCGTCGCCATGATTCTTGTCGCTGCCGCCAACACGGTGGGTTACGCACTCACCTCCTACATGCCCACGTATCTCACCGAAAATAAGGGCTACGACGAACTGCACGGTACGGCACTGACGATTCCAATTCTGATTGCGATGTCGCTCTGTATTCCGCTCGCCGGAAGACTCAGCGACCGCATCGGGCGCCGTCCGGTGCTGTGGATCGGCGCCGCGAGCACCGTCGTGCTCTCGACCCCGGCCTTCCTTCTGATCGGAGTCGGTGAAGTCTGGTCCACGCTGCTTGGACTCGCGCTCATCGCCTTCCCGGTGACGTTCTATGTGTCCAATCTGGCGAGCGCGCTTCCAGCGCTCTTCCCCACCGCAAGCCGCTACGGGGCCATGGGCATCTCGTACAACTTTGCGGTGGCCATCTTCGGCGGCACTACGCCGTTCATCATCGCCGCACTGATCGTGTCGACCGATAACGACATGATGCCCGCGTATTACCTCATGGGCACCTCGGTCATCGGTGGAATCGCGATCTTCTTCCTCAAGGAATCGGCCAACCGGCCGCTCCCGGGTTCGATGCCCAGCGTGAACACCGACGAAGAGGCCCATGAACTCGTCAAGGGTCAGGATGACAATCCTCTCCTCGACACCGACGAGATGCCGTTCGACGCCACCTTTGAGCCGCCGACCTCAGCAATTCCCGTCCAGGAGCCAGCCAAGGTCTGA
- a CDS encoding DNA-formamidopyrimidine glycosylase family protein, with protein MPEGHSVHRITRQFYRNFLGQTVRFSSPQGRFAEGAAVLDGRTLTDARAIGKQMFLEFDHELWLRVHLGLYGAWDFTGDLLLDATIASANGRMGQTNQRGTKLAADAATLEGVVLDSAGENSLSSIGAPRRTRMRMSEEEKELNHLQTFPLEPVGQVRVRMLTDTVCADLRGPTACEVLDAAQVAVSMARLGPDPELENTPEAEERFRSVVRKKPTSIGKLLMDQSVVSGIGNVYRAEILFRAGINPHTPGKELSDEAVRALWQDWAYLLHIGVKTGQMMTRDDLTGADYARAMRRRVDRHWVYKREGLPCRVCGFHIVIEEMSARKLYWCPQCQA; from the coding sequence GTGCCCGAGGGTCATTCCGTTCATCGCATCACGCGACAGTTTTATCGTAATTTTCTGGGCCAGACTGTGCGGTTCTCGTCGCCGCAGGGTCGCTTTGCGGAGGGTGCCGCCGTGCTGGACGGGCGAACCTTGACGGATGCCCGTGCCATTGGCAAGCAGATGTTCCTCGAGTTTGATCACGAGCTGTGGCTCCGCGTCCACCTCGGTCTGTACGGCGCGTGGGACTTCACGGGCGACCTGCTCCTGGATGCCACCATCGCGTCGGCCAATGGGCGCATGGGGCAGACAAACCAGCGCGGCACAAAGCTTGCTGCGGACGCCGCGACGCTCGAGGGTGTGGTCCTCGACAGTGCGGGAGAAAATTCCCTCAGCAGCATTGGAGCGCCGCGTCGCACCCGCATGCGCATGTCCGAGGAGGAGAAGGAACTCAACCACCTGCAGACATTCCCCCTCGAGCCGGTAGGGCAGGTTCGCGTGCGCATGCTCACCGATACCGTGTGCGCCGACCTGCGCGGCCCCACTGCTTGTGAAGTTCTGGATGCTGCGCAGGTGGCGGTGTCTATGGCGAGACTCGGTCCGGACCCGGAACTCGAAAACACCCCGGAGGCCGAGGAACGCTTCCGAAGCGTCGTTCGCAAGAAGCCGACCAGCATTGGCAAGTTGCTCATGGACCAGTCTGTGGTGAGCGGTATCGGCAACGTCTACCGGGCAGAGATCCTCTTTCGTGCGGGTATCAACCCGCACACCCCGGGCAAAGAGCTGAGCGACGAGGCGGTGCGGGCGCTTTGGCAGGATTGGGCTTACCTCCTGCACATTGGTGTGAAGACCGGCCAGATGATGACCAGGGACGACCTCACCGGCGCCGACTACGCTCGTGCGATGCGGCGCCGGGTCGACCGGCACTGGGTGTACAAGCGTGAAGGCCTGCCCTGCCGCGTCTGCGGATTTCACATCGTGATCGAAGAAATGAGCGCTCGCAAGCTGTACTGGTGCCCACAGTGTCAAGCATGA
- a CDS encoding ribose-5-phosphate isomerase: protein MRIHIATDHAGLDLSHHLIRHLRGLGHEVIDHGPTSYDSLDDYPAFCINAAAAVVADRNAGIEALGVVFGGSGNGEQMAANKVTGARAALVWNLSTAKVAREHNDANVISIGAREHTIEEATGFIDAFIAEPFSDEERHARRIAQLGEYETTGDIAGKEIVH, encoded by the coding sequence ATGCGCATTCACATCGCCACGGACCACGCCGGTCTCGACCTCAGCCATCACCTCATCCGGCACCTGCGTGGCCTCGGCCACGAGGTCATCGATCACGGACCCACGTCGTACGACTCGCTCGACGACTACCCTGCCTTCTGTATCAACGCGGCTGCGGCCGTCGTCGCCGATCGTAACGCGGGAATCGAGGCGCTGGGCGTGGTCTTTGGTGGTTCCGGTAACGGGGAGCAGATGGCCGCCAACAAGGTGACGGGTGCGCGCGCGGCCCTCGTCTGGAACCTCAGTACCGCCAAGGTTGCCCGCGAGCACAACGATGCCAACGTCATCTCCATCGGTGCGCGCGAGCACACCATCGAGGAAGCCACGGGCTTCATTGACGCATTTATTGCCGAACCCTTTTCCGACGAGGAGCGCCACGCCCGGCGTATCGCTCAGCTGGGGGAGTACGAGACCACCGGTGACATTGCCGGTAAGGAGATTGTTCACTAA